CGGATTCCAAGCTCTTCGAAAAATAATTTGGCAGTGTTCTCATATTCTTGCACAGCATCCTTATAGCGGTTCAATGCCATATAGCAGTCGATGCGGACGGATTGCCATTCATCGAACGGATATAACTGGCATGCCGGCTCACAGAAACGAAGCGTCTCTTCATAATCTCCGCGTTCGATCAGAAGCTTACAGAGCTCCTGAAGGGATTCAGAATAAATATTCTTATATTGGACGCTTTCAACAAGGACCCATTCATCTCCTGAAAGTTCTGGAAGAAATTCCCCACGGTACATCAGACAGATCTTCTTAAGAAGTGCCAGCTTTTTTACCTTATCGGTACACGCCTGCACGTCTTTTGCCAGAACCTTAAACTGATGTGCATCAACTTCGGTCGGCATGGGAGCATCCCATCGGTAAATACCTTTTTTGATGTTGATATAATCATGGCTCGGAAGTCCGGCATCTACGATGATCTTTTTAAGACGGTGTGCGGTTACCCGAAGGTTGTTGGCAGCATCGGCAAGTTCTTCTCTTCCGTACAGTTCATCAAGAAGCTTATCTCTGGAGATACCGGTATCGCCATGGTAGAGTAATATCTGCAACAATTTCATTGCTTTTGTCGTTGTGTTGCGTCCGAATGATACGGGAATCTCTCCGTAGCTTGCTGAGAATCCTCCGAATAAACGAACCTTTAAGACAGGTAAATGATCACTCATAAATTAACCCCCAATTTTACTATTGTGATGGTTTATAACTGATTTCTATTGTAATGGTCTTTGATTTCTTTGTCAAATAAATTAAAGCAGTTTAGACCAAATAACTTCTTTTAATGTTTTGATTATGCTATAATTTTTCTAGTTGAGTTTTTGGGACTGTTTCACTGTGGAAAAGAAAGGAGGAATTCTGTGCGGCAGAACGATTTATATGAACAAAAAAGACGCTGGCAGAGGATTTTTCTTTTCTTTTTTCTGCTATTTCTGACAGGTGTACTGATACCTGGCGGATGTGCATCGGAGGGGAAAAAAAGCCAGTCCGGGAAAAAGGGGGATCCGAGAGATCCGTCGGCGCAGGTGCTTCAGACGGAGGCTTCCGGTGAAGTGACATATGGAAATGACCTGGTTGTACTGGATGCATCCCATACGGCAGATGGCTATGTGATGATCTGTTATAATGGAAGTAATGAAAAAGTCAAGCTCCAGGTGACATCCCCGGATGGCACAGAGTATACCTATCCGGTTACGGTTGTTGGTGATTATGCGGTTTATCCGCTTCCGGGCGGGAATGGTTCTTATAAGGTAACACTTCTGGAGAGTGTGTCTGTAGAGGACAATCTGTATGCGGTAAGCTTTACCCAGGATCTGGACGTACAGATCACAGATGAATTTGCCCCGTTTCTGCATCCGAATTATTATGTGAATTTCACGGCAGATTCCAAGTGTGTAAAAAAGGGTGAGAGTCTTGCAGGAAAGGACTGCTATTCTGATCTGGATGTGGTAACGCAGATTTATAATTTTGTAATTAAAAATATTTCCTATGATAAAAAGAAAGCGGAGAATGTTCCGTATGGGTACACACCGGATCCGGATGAGACACTGGATACCGGGAAAGGAATCTGTTTTGATTATGCGGCGTTGATGTCGGCAATGCTCCGGTCGCAGCGGATTCCGACGAAGCTGGAGGTTGGCTATTCCGGTGATGTGTATCATGCGTGGATCAGCTGTTATGTTGATGAGATCGGCTGGGTGGATAACATCATTGAATTTGACGGAAAGAACTGGTCGATCATGGATCCGACACTTGCTGCAAACAACAGTGCTTCGGATGTGAAGAAGTATGTGGGAAATGGAAAGAATTATGTCACAAAGTATACCTATTAGATAAAAGGAAGCCGGATAAGAAGAATGTGGCAGGAATGTGAAAAGGAGGATGGCATATATGGAAAAGCGGACACAGCAGGGGAAGCTTACGAATCTGGAAATTGCTTCGTTCTGCAGTGAAATGGCAATGATCCTGAAGTCTGGGATTTCTTCCCTGGAGGGAGTTGATCTTCTCCGGGAGGATGCGCAGACGAAGGCAGAAAAAGAGCTGCTGGATGAGATTTATCAGTCAGTGATGGATACGGGCAGGCTGGATCAGGCGCTGGAAGAGACGAAAGTATTTCCGGAGTATCTGATCCGTATGACGCAGATCGGAGAAGAGACAGGAACTTTAGATGAAGTAATGGAATCTCTGGCGGAGCATTATGACCGAGAGGAAGCGATCAGGAGAAGTGTCCGGAGTGCCATCTCCTATCCCCTTCTGATGATCGGGATGATGCTGGTGATCATTATCATTTTGATGACAAAGGTTATGCCGGTATTTGATCAGGTGTTCCGCCAGTTTGGACAGGAAATGACCGGATTTTCAAGAGGGATCCTGCTTGCAGGCAATGCTCTTTCCAGATATTCGGCGGTGTTTGCGGTACTTTTGGCGGTGATCGTCTGTGCGGGTATTTATTTTACAAAGACAGAGAGCGGCAGAAAGAAAATGTATCACATCGGATCCGGGTTTGCATTTTCAAGGGAGCTGAAGGATAAGCTGTCGGCATGCCGGTTTGCCGGAGGAATGTCACTGGCACTGAAAAGCGGACTGACGCCGGAACAGGGAATGGAATTTTCAGAGAACCTGATCGAGGATGATGATTTCCGGAAGAAAGTAGCAGAATGCAAAGCGGATATGGAAAATGGAACGGATATCGCAGAGGCACTGGTGAAAGCCGGAATCTTCACAGGTGTTTATGCGCGGATGACATCCATTGCCGGGAAAGCCGGAATGATGGATGAGATGATGGGAAGGATTGCCGATGAGTGTGAGGAGGAAGTGGATGAAAAGCTTTCTTCTATGATCGCAGTTCTGGAACCGACGCTGGTGATCATCCTGTCGGTGATCGTCGGAACGATCCTTCTGTCGGTTATGCTTCCGCTTCTTGGAATTATGTCAGGACTTTAGGAGGTATGCTATGTGGAGAAAAGAACGGGAACGGTTTTATCACGGAAAACGGCAGCACCCACTTCGGAATTTCTGTTTGTCCCTTCTGCTGTTTGTATGTATCTGCAGTGCTTTTTTCAGTGGATTTGAAAGGCTTTCGGACACGACAAGACGCAGGCAGAAGGAAAGTCTGGAAAATGCACTCTGGCGTGGTGTGACGCAGTACTATGCGCTG
The sequence above is drawn from the Coprococcus comes ATCC 27758 genome and encodes:
- a CDS encoding BTAD domain-containing putative transcriptional regulator, translated to MSDHLPVLKVRLFGGFSASYGEIPVSFGRNTTTKAMKLLQILLYHGDTGISRDKLLDELYGREELADAANNLRVTAHRLKKIIVDAGLPSHDYINIKKGIYRWDAPMPTEVDAHQFKVLAKDVQACTDKVKKLALLKKICLMYRGEFLPELSGDEWVLVESVQYKNIYSESLQELCKLLIERGDYEETLRFCEPACQLYPFDEWQSVRIDCYMALNRYKDAVQEYENTAKLFFEELGIRPSEHMMQQFEQMSSRLNYKPQELGDIKERLKEDDIRGGAFYCSLPSFRDSYRLVSRIIERNGQSVYLMLCSITNGKGMPMDKPDKLEVLSGELQNTIQQCLRKGDSFTKYSPSQFLILLVGTNKENCSMIFDRIQRYFSREHKSWKQYLDYFVSSVAEVDRQDSPIQFNTENKTW
- a CDS encoding transglutaminase-like domain-containing protein; this translates as MRQNDLYEQKRRWQRIFLFFFLLFLTGVLIPGGCASEGKKSQSGKKGDPRDPSAQVLQTEASGEVTYGNDLVVLDASHTADGYVMICYNGSNEKVKLQVTSPDGTEYTYPVTVVGDYAVYPLPGGNGSYKVTLLESVSVEDNLYAVSFTQDLDVQITDEFAPFLHPNYYVNFTADSKCVKKGESLAGKDCYSDLDVVTQIYNFVIKNISYDKKKAENVPYGYTPDPDETLDTGKGICFDYAALMSAMLRSQRIPTKLEVGYSGDVYHAWISCYVDEIGWVDNIIEFDGKNWSIMDPTLAANNSASDVKKYVGNGKNYVTKYTY
- a CDS encoding type II secretion system F family protein, which produces MEKRTQQGKLTNLEIASFCSEMAMILKSGISSLEGVDLLREDAQTKAEKELLDEIYQSVMDTGRLDQALEETKVFPEYLIRMTQIGEETGTLDEVMESLAEHYDREEAIRRSVRSAISYPLLMIGMMLVIIIILMTKVMPVFDQVFRQFGQEMTGFSRGILLAGNALSRYSAVFAVLLAVIVCAGIYFTKTESGRKKMYHIGSGFAFSRELKDKLSACRFAGGMSLALKSGLTPEQGMEFSENLIEDDDFRKKVAECKADMENGTDIAEALVKAGIFTGVYARMTSIAGKAGMMDEMMGRIADECEEEVDEKLSSMIAVLEPTLVIILSVIVGTILLSVMLPLLGIMSGL